In a single window of the Raphanus sativus cultivar WK10039 chromosome 9, ASM80110v3, whole genome shotgun sequence genome:
- the LOC108828367 gene encoding auxin response factor 17, which produces MSPPSAVNHREIDPKIWRACAGASVQIPALFSRVYYFPQGHVEHCCPSSTISSASAVAASPIPCVVSSISLLADPVTDEVFAHLSLHPVSHDQFLPPHPHPHPPSSRFGRFLEEEEESSGEEKVVTFAKVLTASDANNGGGFSVPRYCADSVFPPLDFQADPPVQKLFITDVHGVVWDFRHIYRGTPRRHLLTTGWSKFVNNKKLICGDSVVFMRKSVHEMFIGVRRAPSSNKSGGGSYYGGGGGGGVTGDEYFPGYNYYGGGGVKKEDVGGGEKKWFRRDGNGKLTEEAVTEAIGKASQGLPFEVVYYPTAGWSDFVVRAEDVEASVSVYWAPGTRVKMAMETEDSSRITWFQGVVSASFQETWKQLQITWDEPEILQNLKRVNPWQVEVVVNSSTQLHATYLPPTKRTKYPSSSGFFGGGEEGEMIYSGRGGQAMDPSHYGYTTYTTVPAGMQGARHYEFGSYNNNNNSTGFIGENAHPEFINFFSPLPGLGRVSTSLMVNFGGSPPPSDDLSPNSNTTNVSSGNDAGGNNRGVSFQLFGKVINVQEPAESGGVAESSLCEDDGSKESSDNEAQLVQGHGGR; this is translated from the exons ATGTCACCTCCCTCGGCGGTTAACCACCGCGAGATCGACCCTAAGATCTGGCGCGCCTGCGCGGGAGCCTCCGTCCAGATCCCCGCGCTCTTCTCTCGCGTCTACTACTTCCCGCAAGGACACGTGGAGCACTGCTGCCCTTCCTCAACCATCTCCTCCGCCTCCGCCGTCGCGGCTTCTCCGATCCCCTGCGTCGTCTCCTCGATCAGCCTCCTCGCGGATCCGGTCACCGACGAGGTCTTCGCTCACCTCTCGCTTCACCCCGTGTCTCACGATCAGTTCCTTCCCcctcatcctcatcctcatcctccCTCTTCTCGATTCGGGAGATTCCtcgaagaggaagaggagagcaGCGGCGAGGAGAAGGTCGTCACGTTCGCGAAGGTCCTCACGGCTTCCGACGCCAATAACGGGGGAGGATTCTCCGTCCCGCGATACTGCGCGGACTCCGTCTTCCCTCCCCTCGATTTCCAGGCCGATCCTCCCGTCCAGAAGCTCTTCATCACCGACGTTCACGGCGTCGTCTGGGACTTCCGTCACATCTACCGAGGTACTCCCAGGAGGCACTTGCTAACCACGGGGTGGAGCAAGTTCGTCAACAACAAGAAGCTCATCTGCGGAGATTCCGTCGTTTTCATGAGGAAGTCTGTTCACGAGATGTTTATAGGCGTGAGGAGAGCTCCGAGCTCTAACAAATCCGGAGGAGGAAGCTACTACGGCGGTGGCGGCGGTGGTGGCGTTACCGGGGATGAGTACTTCCCCGGTTACAACTACTACGGAGGCGGAGGAGTTAAGAAGGAAGACGTTGGTGGAGGCGAGAAGAAGTGGTTTAGGAGAGATGGGAACGGGAAGCTGACGGAGGAGGCGGTTACGGAGGCGATCGGGAAAGCCTCGCAGGGCTTACCGTTCGAGGTCGTGTATTACCCGACGGCGGGGTGGTCTGACTTCGTGGTGAGAGCCGAAGACGTAGAGGCCTCGGTGAGTGTCTACTGGGCTCCTGGGACTAGAGTCAAGATGGCGATGGAGACGGAGGATTCCTCGAGGATCACTTGGTTTCAAGGCGTCGTCTCCGCTTCGTTTCAGGAGACGTGGAAACAGCTtcag ATCACATGGGATGAGCCTGAGATTCTGCAGAACTTGAAGAGGGTGAATCCTTGGCAAGTGGAGGTCGTTGTGAACTCGTCGACTCAGCTTCACGCTACTTACCTTCCTCCAACAAAGAGGACGAAGTATCCTTCATCGAGTGGGTTCTTTGGTGGAGGAGAGGAAGGAGAGATGATCTATTCGGGAAGAGGAGGACAAGCGATGGATCCAAGTCACTATGGGTACACTACTTACACTACAGTTCCTGCTGGCATGCAGGGAGCCAGGCATTATGAATTTGGGtcttacaacaacaacaacaactcaaCCGGATTCATCGGAGAGAACGCTCACCCTGAGTTCATCAACTTCTTTAGTCCTCTTCCCGGTTTGGGAAGAGTCTCGACGTCTCTGATGGTGAACTTTGGCGGCAGTCCTCCGCCGTCGGATGACTTGTCGCCTAATAGCAACACCACTAATGTTTCCTCTGGAAACGACGCAGGTGGGAACAACCGAGGCGTTAGCTTTCAGCTGTTTGGGAAGGTGATAAACGTGCAGGAGCCTGCCGAGAGCGGTGGTGTGGCTGAGTCTAGCTTGTGTGAAGACGATGGAAGCAAAGAGTCCAGTGACAATGAGGCCCAGTTGGTGCAGGGTCATGGAGGAAGGTGA
- the LOC130499435 gene encoding uncharacterized protein LOC130499435 isoform X1, producing MDLHSEKLAKLRDKLELQVEKLQKSKSTFRRLSSNLKERFGIIESTNVALEKSRVRQLENHYSDTIGNHYLVYIELTSERLYKQALVMKQICNLFPLSKVTVEGNNKYGSGGQYDQICNAILPQGLNPLSVPPKELAASLGYMVQLLNLVVHKLAVPALHNFGFGGSCSRIWQRDSYWNSHPSSPSDEYPLFVPSHDYFSIEGKSSWTGRDTTNFGVTSLKSDGSVEEDYHDLDVVNLSSASPQSVETFRNVQRGIAHIKQNVAHLTVYGYSSLSMEVPSGALTFETFAKLLNTLSSIKEVQSALSLGFSNSNKQRHEPNKSVWNLNSSSSSTMLNSSHIQPTSWNNKSYYNVPNRDPSSIDEWNLVEYPHFSHQALKFNFPNKY from the exons ATGGATCTTCACAGCGAGAAGCTTGCTAAGCTGCGGGACAAGCTCGAGTTACAAGTGGAGAAGTTACAGAAAA GCAAAAGCACGTTTCGGAGACTCTCTAGCAATCTTAAAGAGAGATTTGGCATTATTGAATCGACTAATGTTGCT TTGGAGAAGAGCCGTGTTCGACAATTGGAGAACCACTATTCAGATACTATTGGCAATCACTACTTAGTATAT ATCGAGCTTACTTCAGAACGCCTTTATAAACAGGCTTTGGTTATGAAACAGATATGCAATTTATTCCCTCTTTCCAAG GTGACGGTAGAGGGAAATAACAAATATGGGAGTGGTGGACAGTATGATCAAATCTGCAATGCTATCCTACCACAAGGTCTCAATCCACTCTCTGTTCCGCCAAAAGAGCTGGCAGCCTCTTTAGG GTACATGGTGCAGCTTCTGAATCTTGTTGTCCATAAGCTCGCAGTGCCTGCACTTCATAACTTTGGTTTTGGG gGTTCTTGTTCAAGAATATGGCAACGAGATTCGTATTGGAACTCCCATCCATCTTCTCCAAG CGATGAGTATCCCCTCTTTGTACCATCCCATGATTACTTCTCAATTGAAGGAAAAAGTTCCTGGACGGGTAGAGACACAACCAATTTTGGTGTCACTTCCCTGAAATCAGATGGAAGTGTAGAAGAAGATTACCATGACCTCGACGTCGTCAACCTTTCCTCCGCCTCTCCTCAATCTGTTGAAACGTTTAGGAATGTGCAGAGAGGGATCGCGCATATCAAGCAAAACGTGGCTCACCTAACTGTGTACGGATACAGTTCCCTGTCTATGGAAGTTCCTTCTGGAGCCTTGACTTTTGAAACATTCGCAAAGTTGCTGAACACGCTGTCTTCAATCAAGGAAGTTCAATCCGCTCTTTCTCTTGGTTTTTCAAA TTCCAACAAACAAAGACACGAGCCGAACAAATCAGTGTGGAATCTGAACTCCTCAAGCTCCAGCACCATGCTGAACAGCTCTCATATTCAGCCAACGTCG TGGAACAACAAAAGCTATTATAATGTTCCAAATCGAGATCCCAGCTCTATTGACGAGTGGAATTTGGTTGAGTATCCTCACTTTTCACATCAAGCTTTAAAGTTCAATTTTCCCAACAAGTATTGA
- the LOC108824483 gene encoding uncharacterized methyltransferase At1g78140, chloroplastic isoform X1 — MLMTDVSSRLSPAILPNSLSVSRLVSVKYAPQRLPVFVFRSARASYDSVETNPSVDSVIEKEEKNILACPICYNSLKSLISHPHGSVGSPASGSTQLQCSTCKKIFSANETHLDLAVASGTKHYTEPLPLSIELFRNPLVSFLYERGWRQNFIWGGFPGPEKEFEMAKEYLKHVLGGNIIDASCGSGMFSRLFGKSEHFAMVFALDYSENMLRQCYEFLKQEANLIDKKIVVLARADAARLPFLSGSVDAVHAGAALHCWPSPSSAVAEISRVLRPGGIFVATTFIYDGLFRFIPFLEDLRQEVMRYSGSHMFLSERELEDLCKSCGLVGFTCVRNGLFIMLSATKPSQISSASCEEL, encoded by the exons ATGCTGATGACGGATGTCTCCAGTCGGCTTTCACCGGCGATCCTCCCAAACAGTTTATCAGTTTCGCGGTTGGTTTCAGTCAAGTACGCCCCACAGAGACTCCCTGTTTTCGTTTTCAGATCAGCTCGTGCATCTTATGACTCCGTTGAGACGAATCCTAGT GTGGATTCTGTGATCGAGAAAGAGGAGAAGAACATTCTCGCTTGTCCCATCTGTTATAACTCCTTAAAATCATTGATTAGTCATCCCCATGGATCAGT AGGATCTCCTGCCTCTGGTAGTACTCAACTACAATGCAGTACCTGTAAAAAGATTTTCTCAGCTAATGAGACACATCTTGATTTGGCTGTGGCTAGTGGAACCAAGCATTACACTGAACCACTGCCTCTTTCAATCGAGTTATTCAG gaATCCATTAGTCTCTTTCCTTTACGAGAGAGGTTGGCGTCAAAATTTCATATGGGGTGGTTTTCCAGGACCAGAGAAAGAG TTTGAAATGGCTAAGGAATACTTGAAGCATGTTTTGGGAGGTAATATTATTGACGCCAGTTGCGGAAGCGGCATGTTCTCGAGATTATTTGGTAAGAGTGAGCATTTTGCTATGGTGTTCGCCCTTGACTACTCGGAGAATATGCTGCGACAGTGTTACGAGTTCTTGAAACAGGAAGCTAACCTAATTGACAAAAA gatcGTTGTGCTGGCTCGAGCAGACGCAGCTAGACTCCCGTTTCTTTCGGGCTCAGTTGATGCTGTCCATGCTGGTGCTGCGTTACATTGCTGGCCTTCACCATCTTCAGCT GTTGCTGAGATAAGCCGTGTTCTTAGACCTGGAGGAATATTTGTTGCCACCACGTTCATCTATGATGGCCTTTTCCGTTTTATACCGTTCTTGGAGGATCTTCGCCag GAAGTAATGAGATATTCTGGTTCTCACATGTTTCTGAGCGAACGTGAGCTGGAAGATCTCTGCAAATCATGTGGACTCGTTGGTTTCACTTGTGTTAGAAACGGGCTATTTATAATGCTTTCGGCCACAAAACCCAGCCAGATAAGCTCAGCTTCCTGTGAAGAGCTTTAG
- the LOC108828125 gene encoding probable eukaryotic translation initiation factor 5-2, translating into MALQNIGASNRNDAFYRYKMPKMVTKTEGKGNGIKTNIVNNVEIAKALARPASYTTKYFGCELGAQSKFDEKTGTSLVNGAHSTSKLASLLEAFIKRYVQCYGCGNPETEIVITKSQCVNLKCAACGFISECDMRDKLTTFILKNPPEAKKGGKDKKAMRRAEKERLKEGEAADEAAKKIKKKAPIGKEGPSSKASKNHSSDEEISPKHDEVGNDDDGEDDDEDDGIQWQTDTSREAAEKRMKEQLSAATAEMVMISLQEEEKKKKSPKSKENGDSDLKKSLVQEMKEYLKKGLPISQLKAFVSSRSEPPQEVMDALVDALFDGAAKEFLKEAAKKKKYLVAATQEEGSQMRLLNSIGSFCGKDGNGEAVKEVAQVLKVLYDEDILEEEFVLEWYQKGLAGEDKSSPVWKNVKPFVEWLQSAESESEGEEEA; encoded by the coding sequence ATGGCGCTCCAGAACATCGGTGCTTCCAACCGTAACGATGCCTTTTACAGGTACAAGATGCCCAAGATGGTCACCAAGACCGAAGGCAAGGGCAACGGCATCAAGACCAACATTGTCAACAACGTGGAGATCGCAAAGGCTTTAGCGAGGCCTGCTTCTTACACGACCAAGTACTTTGGGTGCGAGCTTGGAGCTCAGTCCAAGTTTGATGAGAAGACTGGGACTTCGCTTGTGAATGGAGCTCATAGTACCTCTAAGCTTGCGTCTCTTCTCGAGGCGTTTATCAAGAGGTATGTTCAGTGCTATGGGTGTGGGAACCCTGAGACTGAGATTGTTATTACCAAGAGTCAGTGTGTGAACTTGAAGTGTGCTGCTTGTGGGTTTATCTCTGAGTGTGACATGAGGGATAAGCTGACTACTTTTATTCTGAAGAACCCTCCCGAGGCGAAGAAGGGTGGGAAGGATAAGAAGGCTATGAGGAGAGCTGAGAAGGAGAGGCTTAAGGAAGGTGAGGCTGCTGATGAGGCGGCGAAGAAGATTAAGAAGAAGGCTCCTATCGGGAAGGAGGGTCCTTCTTCCAAGGCGTCTAAGAATCATTCTTCTGATGAGGAGATTAGTCCCAAGCATGATGAGGTTggtaatgatgatgatggagaggatgatgatgaagacgatGGGATCCAGTGGCAGACTGATACTTCTCGTGAAGCTGCTGAGAAGAGAATGAAGGAGCAATTGAGTGCTGCGACTGCTGAGATGGTGATGATCTCTCtgcaagaggaggagaagaagaagaagtctccCAAGAGCAAAGAGAATGGGGATTCGGATTTGAAGAAGAGTCTCGTGCAAGAGATGAAAGAGTATCTGAAGAAGGGTTTACCGATAAGCCAGCTCAAAGCTTTCGTCTCCTCTCGCTCTGAGCCTCCTCAAGAAGTCATGGACGCGCTCGTCGACGCTCTCTTTGACGGCGCGGCAAAAGAGTTTCTCAAGGAAgcggcgaagaagaagaagtactTGGTGGCTGCAACGCAGGAGGAAGGATCGCAGATGCGTCTGCTCAACTCTATCGGATCCTTCTGCGGGAAGGATGGAAACGGAGAGGCGGTCAAGGAGGTGGCTCAAGTTCTGAAGGTCTTGTACGACGAGGACATACTCGAGGAAGAGTTTGTGTTGGAATGGTACCAGAAGGGTCTGGCAGGGGAGGACAAGAGCTCGCCTGTGTGGAAGAATGTGAAGCCTTTTGTGGAGTGGCTACAGAGCGCTGAGTCTGAGTCCGAAGGTGAGGAGGAGGCTTGA
- the LOC130499699 gene encoding uncharacterized protein LOC130499699, with translation MDPSCTNSVNGFYTFLNKSMEDLERVYLSNSFMSLQFLQRVICLLRTSHSHLTLLVQKLNLPVGDKWLDDYMDETSKLWDVCHVIKSSLSSVESFCSAAISVTSTLDGHHHNHRQVMRAITGCRREAVGIEEENRALMENRVQRFPFWSEQVTAMESSKIQNGFSGFRGVMNTIKNMNTLFLTILTQGLVYSIPGETTAAAATTTATAMARLKQRVAAEMERTGVKKGVMMYEYRRSKTAVEELKTELERRWCGGGGEEEEEEKGLRERVESLKVSVGSLRSGTESVIAQIDDFFDEIVDGRKMLLAFCSHR, from the exons ATGGATCCTTCTTGCACAAACTCAGTAAACGGATTCTACACCTTTCTAAACAAATCAATGGAAGATCTCGAAAGGGTCTATCTCTCCAACAGTTTCATGTCCCTTCAGTTCCTACAGAGAGTGATCTGTCTCCTGAGAACCTCTCACTCTCATCTCACACTTCTTGTCCAAAAACTCAACCTCCCTGTCGGCGACAAGTGGCTCGACGACTACATGGACGAGACCTCCAAGCTCTGGGACGTCTGCCACGTCATCAAATCATCTCTCTCCTCCGTGGAAAGCTTTTGCTCCGCCGCGATTTCCGTGACCTCCACTCTCGACGGCCACCACCACAACCACCGtcag GTGATGCGAGCGATAACTGGATGTCGGAGAGAAGCGGTGGGGATAGAGGAAGAGAACAGAGCTCTGATGGAGAACCGTGTCCAAAGGTTTCCCTTTTGGTCGGAGCAAGTCACGGCGATGGAGTCGTCGAAGATACAGAACGGGTTCAGCGGGTTCAGAGGAGTGATGAACACGATCAAGAACATGAACACTCTGTTTCTCACGATCTTGACGCAAGGCCTTGTTTACAGCATCCCGGGGGAGACTACAGCGGCGGCGGCGACGACGACGGCGACGGCGATGGCGAGGCTGAAGCAGAGAGTGGCGGCGGAGATGGAGAGGACGGGGGTGAAGAAAGGGGTGATGATGTATGAGTACAGGAGGAGCAAGACGGCGGTGGAGGAGCTCAAGACAGAGCTCGAACGGCGGTGGTGCGGCGGCgggggagaggaggaggaggaggagaaaggGTTGAGGGAGAGAGTTGAGAGTTTGAAAGTGAGTGTTGGGAGTTTGAGGAGTGGAACAGAGAGTGTTATTGCTCAGATTGATGATTTCTTTGATGAGATTGTTGATGGTAGAAAAATGCTTTTGGCTTTCTGTAGCCACAGATAA
- the LOC130499435 gene encoding uncharacterized protein LOC130499435 isoform X2, translated as MERSSKCVVCYSSFRASICVACVNRSLNECKTVLDSLKSRREVSYSRLRGLLVTKERAIVQQCWMDLHSEKLAKLRDKLELQVEKLQKSKSTFRRLSSNLKERFGIIESTNVALEKSRVRQLENHYSDTIGNHYLVYIELTSERLYKQALVMKQICNLFPLSKVTVEGNNKYGSGGQYDQICNAILPQGLNPLSVPPKELAASLGYMVQLLNLVVHKLAVPALHNFGFGGSCSRIWQRDSYWNSHPSSPSDEYPLFVPSHDYFSIEGKSSWTGRDTTNFGVTSLKSDGSVEEDYHDLDVVNLSSASPQSVETFRNVQRGIAHIKQNVAHLTVYGYSSLSMEVPSGALTFETFAKLLNTLSSIKEVQSALSLGFSK; from the exons ATGGAGAGATCTAGTAAATGCGTTGTTTGCTACTCTTCGTTTCGTGCTTCGATCTGCGTAGCTTGCGTCAACCGCAGTTTAAACGAGTGCAAAACTGTGCTAGACTCGTTGAAGAGCCGTCGAGAGGTTTCATACTCGAGATTGCGTGGCTTGCTTGTCACTAag GAGAGAGCGATTGTTCAGCAGTGTTGGATGGATCTTCACAGCGAGAAGCTTGCTAAGCTGCGGGACAAGCTCGAGTTACAAGTGGAGAAGTTACAGAAAA GCAAAAGCACGTTTCGGAGACTCTCTAGCAATCTTAAAGAGAGATTTGGCATTATTGAATCGACTAATGTTGCT TTGGAGAAGAGCCGTGTTCGACAATTGGAGAACCACTATTCAGATACTATTGGCAATCACTACTTAGTATAT ATCGAGCTTACTTCAGAACGCCTTTATAAACAGGCTTTGGTTATGAAACAGATATGCAATTTATTCCCTCTTTCCAAG GTGACGGTAGAGGGAAATAACAAATATGGGAGTGGTGGACAGTATGATCAAATCTGCAATGCTATCCTACCACAAGGTCTCAATCCACTCTCTGTTCCGCCAAAAGAGCTGGCAGCCTCTTTAGG GTACATGGTGCAGCTTCTGAATCTTGTTGTCCATAAGCTCGCAGTGCCTGCACTTCATAACTTTGGTTTTGGG gGTTCTTGTTCAAGAATATGGCAACGAGATTCGTATTGGAACTCCCATCCATCTTCTCCAAG CGATGAGTATCCCCTCTTTGTACCATCCCATGATTACTTCTCAATTGAAGGAAAAAGTTCCTGGACGGGTAGAGACACAACCAATTTTGGTGTCACTTCCCTGAAATCAGATGGAAGTGTAGAAGAAGATTACCATGACCTCGACGTCGTCAACCTTTCCTCCGCCTCTCCTCAATCTGTTGAAACGTTTAGGAATGTGCAGAGAGGGATCGCGCATATCAAGCAAAACGTGGCTCACCTAACTGTGTACGGATACAGTTCCCTGTCTATGGAAGTTCCTTCTGGAGCCTTGACTTTTGAAACATTCGCAAAGTTGCTGAACACGCTGTCTTCAATCAAGGAAGTTCAATCCGCTCTTTCTCTTGGTTTTTCAAAGTAA
- the LOC130499421 gene encoding RHOMBOID-like protein 8: MEVTTEPKTQIDEASHRNLSFSTPIAGDPSSDKLPFFRHRSRQIKRDTWLVSVLVLLQIVVFAVTMGVNDCSRNSNGHCAAKLLGRFSFQPLSENPMLGPSASTFEHMGGLYWNALVEKHEIWRVLTSPWLHSGLFHLLINLGSLIFVGIFMEQRYGPFRIAVIYFLSGIVGSLFAVLFVRNIPSICSGAAFFGLIGAMLSALARNWNLYTSKVSALVIIITISTVNFLIGFLPYIDNFANIGGFISGFLLGFVLLFTPQLRQDPPPHKGKLFEDDMRSSTRLKEMFDRPVLRIVCLVLFCGILAGVLIAACWGVNLNRHCNWCRYVDCVPTRKWSCSDMTTSCEEMVSDAQLTLTCMANGKFRIFPYTNISQARTQDLCTLVCT; the protein is encoded by the exons ATGGAGGTTACGACGGAGCCGAAGACGCAGATCGATGAAGCATCTCATCGCAACCTCTCGTTTTCCACTCCGATCGCCGGCGATCCAAGCTCGGACAAACTCCCCTTCTTCCGCCACCGCTCGCGGCAGATCAAACGCGACACCTGGCTCGTCTCCGTCCTCGTGCTTCTCCAGATCGTCGTATTCGCTGTGACTATGGGAGTCAACGACTGCTCCAGAAACTCTAACGGTCACTGCGCCGCCAAATTACTCGGCCGATTCTCCTTCCAGCCTCTCTCCGAGAATCCTATGCTCGGTCCCTCCGCTTCTAC CTTCGAACACATGGGAGGTCTTTATTGGAATGCTCTGGTTGAGAAACATGAGATTTGGCGTGTGTTGACGTCTCCCTGGCTGCACAGTGGATTGTTTCATCTTCTGATAAATCTAGGGAGTTTGATTTTCGTTGGGATATTCATGGAGCAGAGATATGGACCAT TCAGGATTGCAGTGATATACTTCCTCTCTGGCATTGTGGGAAGTCTGTTTGCTGTGTTGTTTGTTCGAAACATCCCATCAATCTGTTCTGGTGCTGCTTTCTTTGGATTGATTGGAGCTATGCTTTCTGCACTTGCAAGGAACTGGAATCTATATACCTCCAAG GTTTCAGCATTGGTGATAATAATCACCATCTCCACAGTCAATTTCCTGATCGGCTTTCTTCCGTACATAGACAACTTTGCGAATATTGGCGGTTTCATATCAGGATTCCTTCTTGGATTTGTGCTGTTATTCACCCCACAGCTGAGGCAGGACCCCCCACCTCACAAGGGAAAACTGTTTGAAGATGATATGAGAAGTTCCACAAGGCTTAAAGAAATGTTTGACAGACCAGTGTTAAGGATTGTATGCCTGGTCTTGTTCTGTGGAAT ACTTGCTGGGGTTTTAATAGCAGCGTGCTGGGGAGTTAATCTCAACCGCCATTGCAACTGGTGTCGCTATGTTGACTGTGTTCCAACCAGGAAATGGAGCTGCAGCGACATGACTACTTCCTGCGAG GAAATGGTGAGTGATGCTCAGCTAACACTAACGTGTATGGCCAATGGAAAGTTCAGGATATTTCCTTACACCAACATATCACAAGCCAGGACACAAGACCTCTGTACGCTCGTCTGCACTTAA